A region from the Panicum hallii strain FIL2 chromosome 1, PHallii_v3.1, whole genome shotgun sequence genome encodes:
- the LOC112895406 gene encoding RING-H2 finger protein ATL3-like has translation MSADDEPYTCYRWSRDFLVAHAVFASGLVTAPVAVLLLVHRPRSGRAIFFAAFAAFCTTSSLVLCLHFYAELRRPPWPRWRSPAAASGRWRQQQQQQQDGESVVVGRETTARETSHALRHPEQPVTRHAEVQTALASGRIPSYEHQLADDGGDVAEDCAVCLGGVEEGETVRRLPACQHVFHKGCIDPWLRAHATCPVCRSGVLPRPERPVEVVVVEHLELFVR, from the coding sequence ATGTCGGCCGACGACGAGCCGTATACCTGCTACCGGTGGAGCCGCGACTTCCTCGTCGCGCACGCCGTCTTCGCGAGCGGCCTCGTCACGGCGCCGGTggccgtcctcctcctcgtccaccGCCCGCGCTCGGGCCGCGCCATCTTCTTCGCGGCGTTCGCCGCCTTCTGCACCACCAGCAGCCTCGTCCTGTGCCTCCACTTCTACGCCGAGCTGAGGCGCCCGCCCTGGCCGCGCTGGCgctccccggcggcggcgtccggaCGCTGgcggcagcagcaacagcagcaacagGACGGTGAGTCCGTCGTCGTCGGGCGCGAAACGACGGCGCGGGAGACGTCGCATGCCCTCCGCCACCCGGAACAGCCGGTGACGCGCCACGCGGAGGTGCAGACCGCCCTAGCCTCCGGCCGCATCCCGAGCTACGAGCACCAGCTGgccgacgacggcggcgacgtGGCCGAGGACTGCGCGGTGTGCCTCGGCGGGGTGGAGGAGGGGGAGACGGTGCGGCGGCTGCCGGCGTGCCAGCACGTGTTCCACAAGGGGTGCATCGACCCGTGGCTGCGCGCGCACGCCACGTGCCCGGTCTGCCGTTCCGGCGTGCTCCCGAGGCCCGAACGGCCGGTGGAGGTCGTGGTGGTGGAACACTTGGAGCTGTTCGTGAGATGA
- the LOC112895417 gene encoding RING-H2 finger protein ATL74-like has protein sequence MDCNPAAVAYISAVWITLAAWAVHSLLAASPEAPANVAFNVLVVLAAAASRLLLVMCRPSLPVDTGGAAAGRCRPRLAAYRGASSARATDPAAAGNNRDARPHEHGAAAAVQCVVCLGEVGDGETVKRLPACRHLFHQQCIDVWLHGHSTCPVCRCGVVAASPGRWCASTIF, from the coding sequence ATGGACTGCAACCCAGCGGCCGTCGCCTACATCAGCGCCGTCTGGATCACCCTCGCCGCCTGGGCCGTCCACAGCCTCCTCGCCGCGTCGCCGGAGGCACCGGCCAACGTCGCGTTCAACGTCCTCGTGgtgctggccgccgccgccagccggcTGCTGCTGGTGATGTGCCGGCCTTCCCTGCCCGTGGACACTGGTGGCGCCGCGGCCGGCCGTTGCCGTCCTCGCCTCGCCGCCTACCGCGGGGCGAGCAGCGCACGGGCAAcggaccccgccgccgctggtAACAATCGGGACGCTCGGCCACACGagcacggcgccgccgccgccgtgcagtgCGTGGTGTGCCTCGGCGAGGTGGGGGACGGGGAGACGGTGAAGCGGCTGCCGGCGTGCCGGCATCTGTTCCACCAGCAGTGCATCGACGTGTGGCTGCACGGCCACTCGACGTGCCCGGTCTGCCGGTGCGGCGTCGTCGCGGCGTCTCCGGGCCGATGGTGCGCGTCGACGATCTTCTGA